One genomic window of Ziziphus jujuba cultivar Dongzao chromosome 4, ASM3175591v1 includes the following:
- the LOC125422142 gene encoding zinc finger BED domain-containing protein RICESLEEPER 2-like, with protein sequence MASAHSLFQNPAPVPASKLTGLTASTVDFYPGLSISSFNNMLMMMMMMASAHSLFQNPAPVAASKLTGLTGLTASTVGFYPDMDSGNDTETHNTSSESVASASLLPLPPSSFGKRKPSRKPSMVWDHYEKIENSDPNNPRCKCKYCGVDYACNSKYGTSTLLNHLNHHCKKYPYRVQDKKQKILTFRPQNESDGSNLFAVGFNKEACRLACAKMIILDELPFSFVEGRGFRIFCSVACPKFDPPSRRTIVRDIYALYLDGKLQLKNTFSLNFQRISLTTDTWTSIQNINYMSLTAHYIDSNWMLHKRILNFCVIPNHKGKTIGKLIGNCLYEWGIKRVFTITVDNAFANNVAIEYIKRKLNNWKGCVLDSDHLHMRCCAHIVNLIVSEGLREAHDSIASIHNAVRYVRSSPAILQKFKEYAA encoded by the exons atggcatCTGCTCATTCTCTTTTTCAGAACCCAGCACCAGTTCCTGCTTCAAAACTCACGGGTCTCACAGCATCTACTGTTGATTTTTATCCAGGTTTgtcaatttcttcttttaataacatgttgatgatgatgatgatgatggcatCTGCTCATTCTCTTTTTCAGAACCCAGCACCAGTTGCTGCTTCAAAACTCACGGGTCTCACAGGTCTCACCGCATCTACTGTTGGATTTTATCCAG ATATGGATAGTGGTAATGACACTGAAACTCATAATACTTCATCAGAATCAGTAGCTTCTGCATCACTTCTTCCACTTCCACCATCTAGTTTCGGGAAAAGAAAACCATCTAGGAAACCATCCATGGTGTGGGATCATTATGAGAAAATAGAGAATTCAGATCCTAATAATCCTAGATGTAAATGCAAATATTGTGGCGTGGACTATGCTTGTAATAGTAAATATGGGACAAGTACTTTGTTGAATCATTTAAATCATCATTGTAAGAAGTACCCTTATAGAGTGCaagataaaaagcaaaaaatcttAACTTTTAGGCCCCAAAATGAGAGTGATGGGAGCAATCTTTTTGCTGTTGGTTTTAATAAGGAAGCATGTAGGCTTGCATGTGCTAAAATGATAATCTTAGATGAGCTCCCATTTAGTTTTGTTGAAGGTCGTGGTTTTAGAATATTTTGCAGTGTAGCATGTCCTAAATTTGATCCTCCGTCTCGAAGAACGATTGTTAGAGATATTTATGCATTGTATTTGGATGGGAAATTGCAATTGAAAAATacattttctttgaatttccAAAGAATTAGTCTTACCACCGACACTtggacttccattcaaaatatcaattacATGTCTCTCACCGCACATTATATTGATTCTAATTGGATGCTTCACAAacggattttaaatttttgtgtgaTTCCTAATCATAAAGGAAAGACAATAGGGAAGCTAATTGGGAATTGTTTGTATGAATGGGGTATTAAGAGGGTGTTTACAATCACAGTTGATAATGCTTTTGCAAACAATGTGGCAATAGAGTAtattaaaaggaaattgaataatTGGAAAGGGTGTGTATTGGACAGTGATCACTTACACATGAGATGTTGTGCACATATTGTTAATTTGATTGTATCTGAAGGGTTAAGGGAAGCACATGACTCTATTGCTAGTATTCATAATGCAGTGAGATATGTTAGATCTTCTCCTGCTATATTACAGAAGTTTAAGGAATATGCTGCTTAA
- the LOC125422143 gene encoding disease resistance protein RFL1-like, with protein sequence MVESFLRDEGQANTRCSIKYFPNLVLRHGLRRRAKKMAQSVVEIKEAASKFDKVSEVPILQNIVEIKGYMVFHTRNSILKGIMEALRNSDVRMIGVYGMAGVIKTSLVKEVAKRALEAKLFNDAVEVAVSASPNLEKIQQDIADRLCLDFHAKGVQGRALQLRDRLKKEENFLIILDDVWKTLDLLDTGICFEDNQKGCKILITSRYKGVLEDDMGVDKNFEVELVSDNEAWNFFSKIVGGNLLFDENSDEFKHLGTQKR encoded by the coding sequence ATGGTGGAAAGTTTTCTACGTGACGAAGGCCAAGCGAATACAAGGTGTTCCATTAAGTATTTTCCCAATTTGGTGTTGCGTCATGGACTCAGAAGGAGAGCCAAGAAGATGGCTCAGTCCGTTGTTGAGATCAAAGAAGCTGCCAGCAAATTCGATAAGGTTTCCGAAGTTCCAATTCTACAGAATATTGTGGAAATCAAAGGCTACATGGTCTTTCACACAAGAAATTCGATTTTGAAAGGAATTATGGAAGCATTGCGAAATAGTGATGTCAGAATGATTGGAGTTTACGGCATGGCAGGTGTGATTAAAACTTCACTAGTTAAAGAAGTTGCAAAACGTGCCTTGGAAGCCAAGTTATTCAATGATGCTGTTGAAGTTGCGGTATCTGCATCTCCAAACCTTGAAAAGATTCAACAAGATATTGCAGACAGACTTTGTTTAGACTTCCATGCGAAAGGTGTACAGGGCAGAGCACTTCAATTAAGGGACAGactgaaaaaggaagaaaacttCCTCATAATTCTAGATGATGTCTGGAAGACACTGGACTTACTTGATACTGGAATATGCTTCGAGGATAATCAGAAGGGATGCAAGATATTGATAACTTCAAGATATAAAGGTGTGTTAGAAGATGATATGGGTGTGGATAAGAATTTCGAAGTTGAACTTGTATCAGATAATGAAGCATGGAATTTCTTTTCGAAGATAGTGGGGGGTAACCTGTTATTTGATGAAAACTCTGATGAGTTCAAACATTTGGGAACACAAAAGCGTTAA